A single genomic interval of Shewanella psychropiezotolerans harbors:
- the glnE gene encoding bifunctional [glutamate--ammonia ligase]-adenylyl-L-tyrosine phosphorylase/[glutamate--ammonia-ligase] adenylyltransferase — protein sequence MENISNKPLSAIIVKVADRYWQRLNEVWPQLPSELNQQQSDELYRIMGLSDFIAEQLCRHPDWISPLFNGQLDSLERQVFDRELHELLETCVNEDGVKTHLRRYRNRQMVRLAWRDFFGYVSLEDSLLDLSALSEALVIAGRDWLYKDMCKQLGTPCDSEGNPQPLIVLGMGKLGGRELNFSSDIDLIFTFPEHGETQGGRRSLANQQFFIRMGQRLVNLLHQVTVDGFVYRVDMRLRPYGESGPLVVSFSGLEDYYQEQGRDWERYAMVKARALGPWTAYSDELHSMLRPFVYRRYIDFSAIESLRKMKQLITQEVRRRQLTDNIKLGAGGIREVEFVIQSFQLIRGGREPSLRQQSLFAAIDTLYSLGQLEYLVVDELKQSYLLLRRVENLLQAIGDKQTQTLPDNGLDWYRLCHAMGMASEAELRTHIESAMSKIHRHFNDTVGGNEQDEITDLWTQDLWNVQEDDHAQSLISEQAIDDPDLWPLLKQWRETIAKRSIGPRGRDTLDKLMPWLLREFTHLASPSKAFESVSKVLDQILTRTTYLELLYENPGARQQLVSLCQASPWIAQQLSKFPMLLDELIDPTQLYDTTSLDDYGSELRQYLLRVPEEDMEQQMEVLRQFKLSQQLKIAAADVTGVLPVSEVSDHLTLLAEAVIDQVVTQAWLQVTSRHGVPSHLEGGDMGFAVIGYGKAGGLELGYGSDLDLVFLHNYSRERYPEHSETDGDRPIDIGHFYLKLAQRILHLFSTRTTSGELYEVDMRLRPSGASGLLVSEIENFGQYQKEEAWTWEHQALVRARFMFGENELSSRFSQIRSQVIEQNRDKHALATDVREMRLKMREHLLKVDTGMFDLKQSEGGIADIEFLAQYLVLAYAHEHDELSTWSDNVRIFETLGELELLPLIDVQLLIQAYFFLRDESHRLALQHLPAQILDTKADEHAQRVMDIYRRVLQ from the coding sequence GTCAGGTCTTCGATAGAGAATTGCATGAACTGTTAGAGACCTGCGTCAATGAAGATGGAGTTAAAACTCATCTGCGACGTTATCGTAATCGACAGATGGTGCGTTTAGCTTGGCGTGATTTCTTCGGTTATGTCAGCCTCGAAGACTCATTATTAGATCTGTCGGCCTTGTCTGAAGCCTTGGTCATTGCCGGTCGAGACTGGCTATATAAAGATATGTGCAAGCAACTCGGCACCCCCTGTGATAGTGAAGGAAATCCTCAGCCTTTAATCGTGTTAGGCATGGGTAAGTTGGGGGGGCGTGAACTTAATTTCTCTTCCGATATCGATCTTATTTTTACCTTTCCTGAGCATGGTGAGACTCAGGGAGGACGTAGAAGCTTAGCTAATCAGCAGTTCTTCATTCGCATGGGCCAACGCCTGGTCAATCTGCTACACCAGGTTACCGTCGATGGTTTCGTCTATCGCGTCGATATGCGCCTGCGCCCCTATGGCGAGAGCGGTCCGCTAGTGGTGAGTTTCAGTGGTCTTGAGGATTATTACCAGGAGCAGGGGCGGGATTGGGAAAGATATGCCATGGTCAAGGCTAGGGCACTTGGTCCCTGGACGGCATATTCAGATGAGCTCCACTCCATGTTAAGGCCTTTCGTCTACCGTCGTTATATCGATTTCTCAGCTATCGAATCCCTGCGTAAGATGAAGCAACTTATTACTCAGGAAGTGAGACGCAGACAGCTCACCGACAATATCAAGTTAGGCGCAGGTGGCATTCGAGAGGTTGAGTTTGTTATTCAGAGTTTTCAACTGATCCGTGGAGGTCGTGAGCCTTCATTGCGTCAGCAGAGTTTGTTTGCGGCGATAGATACCCTATACAGCTTAGGTCAACTCGAGTATTTGGTGGTGGATGAGCTCAAGCAGAGTTATCTGTTGTTAAGGCGTGTCGAGAACCTGCTCCAGGCTATAGGGGATAAGCAGACTCAAACCTTGCCGGATAATGGCTTGGATTGGTATCGGTTATGTCATGCTATGGGTATGGCTTCGGAAGCCGAGCTCAGGACTCATATCGAGTCGGCCATGAGTAAGATCCATCGTCATTTTAATGATACCGTTGGCGGGAATGAGCAAGATGAGATCACCGATCTTTGGACTCAAGATCTTTGGAATGTCCAGGAAGACGATCATGCTCAAAGTTTGATCAGTGAACAAGCCATAGATGATCCCGACCTCTGGCCATTGCTTAAGCAATGGCGTGAAACCATAGCAAAGCGTAGCATAGGACCCCGTGGACGAGATACCTTAGACAAGCTTATGCCTTGGCTATTGCGTGAATTTACTCATTTAGCCTCTCCATCCAAGGCCTTTGAGTCAGTGTCTAAGGTGCTGGATCAGATTTTAACTCGCACAACCTATCTCGAACTCCTCTATGAGAATCCTGGGGCCAGACAACAATTGGTGAGTCTCTGTCAGGCGAGTCCCTGGATTGCTCAGCAGTTGTCTAAGTTTCCCATGTTGCTCGATGAGCTTATCGATCCGACTCAGCTATATGACACCACTTCTCTCGATGATTATGGCAGTGAATTGAGGCAATATTTACTGCGTGTCCCTGAGGAGGATATGGAGCAGCAGATGGAGGTTCTGAGGCAATTTAAGCTATCACAGCAGTTAAAAATAGCTGCGGCTGATGTCACTGGAGTCTTACCTGTGAGCGAGGTGAGCGATCATTTGACCTTACTTGCCGAGGCTGTTATCGATCAGGTCGTTACTCAAGCCTGGCTGCAAGTAACGAGCCGTCACGGCGTTCCTAGTCACCTGGAAGGCGGCGATATGGGGTTTGCCGTCATTGGTTATGGAAAAGCGGGTGGGCTAGAGCTTGGGTATGGATCGGATCTCGATCTGGTGTTTCTACATAACTACTCCCGTGAGCGATATCCAGAGCATAGCGAGACTGATGGCGATAGACCCATAGACATTGGACATTTCTATCTCAAGCTCGCTCAGCGGATCTTGCACCTGTTCTCCACCCGCACTACATCCGGCGAACTCTATGAAGTGGACATGCGTCTACGTCCATCTGGTGCTTCTGGTTTGCTAGTAAGTGAAATTGAGAACTTTGGTCAGTATCAGAAAGAGGAAGCCTGGACCTGGGAGCATCAAGCCTTGGTTAGAGCGAGGTTTATGTTCGGTGAAAATGAGTTGTCGAGTCGTTTTAGTCAGATAAGATCTCAGGTTATCGAACAGAATCGAGATAAACATGCCTTAGCCACAGATGTGAGGGAGATGCGACTCAAGATGCGTGAACACCTTTTAAAAGTCGATACCGGGATGTTCGATCTTAAGCAGAGTGAAGGGGGGATCGCCGATATAGAATTTCTCGCTCAATACCTGGTGCTTGCCTATGCACATGAACACGATGAGCTGTCTACCTGGTCTGATAATGTGAGGATTTTTGAAACCTTAGGTGAGCTCGAACTCTTGCCTCTCATCGATGTTCAGTTACTCATTCAAGCCTACTTCTTTCTTCGTGATGAGAGTCATAGGCTGGCCTTACAGCATCTTCCTGCGCAGATACTCGACACTAAAGCTGATGAACATGCCCAAAGGGTGATGGATATCTATCGAAGGGTATTGCAATAA